A genomic window from Brevibacillus agri includes:
- a CDS encoding DUF3889 domain-containing protein, giving the protein MFSNTKKGVLRHASLCIRSPRAKRPDRHRSKPAVILLPVCPCLRPAICQMGQIGDAGDDEKYPHAQIVDYLHVGRTAKTPTTSEETFKLLLQEGNRRWALLVHIEFENQTEHVVQITYEESA; this is encoded by the coding sequence TTGTTTTCCAATACAAAAAAGGGGGTCTTACGCCATGCAAGCCTCTGTATCCGTTCGCCTCGCGCGAAGCGTCCTGACCGCCATCGCAGCAAGCCTGCTGTTATTCTTCTTCCAGTATGCCCCTGCCTGCGCCCCGCCATATGCCAAATGGGGCAGATTGGCGATGCAGGAGACGATGAAAAATATCCGCATGCCCAGATCGTCGACTACCTGCACGTCGGGCGCACAGCAAAAACGCCCACCACGTCAGAGGAGACGTTCAAACTCTTGCTCCAGGAGGGCAATCGCAGGTGGGCGTTACTCGTGCATATTGAATTTGAAAATCAAACCGAGCATGTCGTGCAGATCACGTACGAGGAATCAGCCTGA
- a CDS encoding SCO family protein: MSEGAQQQGSALQRHWFTVLAGVIILAIVGVLGYKYMAKEPIPVMKPIADFTLDNSDGTSFTFSEGKGKVRLVEFMFTNCPDICPATTYNMSKLQEQLKEKKLFGDKVEFISITFDPDFDTPEVLQQYAAKFKADQSGWKFLRGDAQAVEKVTKDFGIAVLKQPDGSFAHTARMFLVDGDGNMRRAYGMAADMDMEQMLKEMEQLAD; encoded by the coding sequence GTGAGTGAGGGAGCACAGCAACAAGGATCCGCGTTGCAGCGCCATTGGTTTACGGTGCTCGCAGGCGTGATTATCCTCGCGATTGTAGGCGTGTTGGGCTACAAATACATGGCAAAAGAGCCGATTCCCGTGATGAAGCCGATTGCCGATTTTACGTTGGACAACAGTGACGGCACTTCGTTTACGTTTTCGGAAGGCAAAGGCAAGGTGCGGCTGGTCGAGTTCATGTTCACCAACTGCCCTGACATTTGCCCGGCGACGACGTACAACATGTCCAAGCTGCAAGAGCAGCTCAAGGAGAAAAAGCTGTTCGGCGACAAGGTCGAGTTCATTTCCATCACCTTTGACCCGGATTTCGACACGCCAGAAGTGTTGCAGCAGTACGCGGCGAAGTTCAAGGCGGATCAGAGCGGCTGGAAGTTTTTGCGCGGCGATGCCCAGGCGGTGGAAAAGGTGACGAAGGATTTCGGGATTGCCGTATTGAAGCAGCCTGACGGTTCCTTTGCCCATACCGCCCGCATGTTCCTCGTCGATGGCGATGGAAACATGCGCCGCGCCTACGGCATGGCAGCCGACATGGACATGGAGCAGATGCTGAAGGAAATGGAGCAGCTTGCGGACTAA